CCGCCGCCACCGTCGACGCAGGCCGTCGAGAGGACGACGTACTCCTGTGCCGGGACCGAGACCTGGACGTATCCGTCGCCGTTGGTGGTGGCGTTGCCGACGGTGCCCGTACAGTCGGCCAGTTCGGTGTTCGCGCCGAAGCCGGTCTGGACCCACTGGCTGCGCGAGCTGGAGCCGATGTTGATCGCGACGAGTCCGTCACCGCGCTCGAAGACGTACAGATCGCTGTCGACGTGTCGAGTCGTCGCCGTCCCCGAGAGGACGTTCCGGCGGATCCACAGCAGATTCGAGATGTCGCTGTCGTCGATCGCGCGCCGGTGGTTGTAGACTCTGGGGTAGCCCTCGTATGTGAGGATGTACGCGTACGCGAGGCGTTCGTACTCCGGCGGGCCCTGGTCGTGGTTGGAGACGAACGTCATCGCCTGGGTGGCCGACTGATTGACCATGCCCGCCCCTTCCAGGGCGTTCATGTCGCCGCCGCTGTGGAAGACGTTCTCGCGCATCGTGAAGTACAGCGCGTAGTCGGTGACGGACATGCCCGTGTTGGCGTAGCTCTGATTGACCGAGAGGTCTCCGTCGAGCACTTCGCCGACCTTGTAGAGGCCGAACTCGTCGGCCCACTGGTTGGCGTAATCCCGGAAGAACCACTCGGGCATGTGCTTGGCCGCGTCGAAGCGGACCCCGTCGACGCCCAGGTTGGCGTACTTCGCGAGGTAGTTGTACAGTTCCCCGCGGACGTACGACGAGGACTGATCGAGGTCACGCAGGCCGACGAGCCAGCAGTCCTCGACCGATTCGGGATCGTTGTAGTTGATCGAACAGCTCGGGTGGAGGTCCTGGCTGCTAAAGCGTGGGATGTCGTCCATCGACACCTGCCGATCGAAGTAATCCCCACCCGCTGCGAGGTGGTTCATAACGGCGTCGGCGATGACGTCGAGGCCCTGATTGTGGGCCTCGTCCACCATCGCCTGGTATTCGGCTTCGGTGCCGAACACGCTGTCGAAGTTCGTGAAGTCGATGGGCTGATAGCCCAGCGGCTGGTGATAGACGAACTGGTCGCTGTCGCGTTCGTACTCGTACAGGCGGCTGAACTGGGCGGGCGGGACCTGGATCGCGTCGTAGCCCGCGTCCGCGACTGCAGAGAGGTTGTTTGTGATGGTACTCCAGTCGGTGTGATAGTACTGGTAGACGGCGCTGTCACCGATCGCTGCTGACGCAGATCCGCTGAGCGAACTGCTGCCAACCGCAACGGCGCCGAGTGCCCCCAGCCCCTTCAACACGTTCCGACGAGTCTGCGATTTACTACTGATGTGGTCTTTCCCCGACATCGAGTAAACGAAAGAGAGGGGGGCCTATAAACTATTTTGAATATTCAATATCATATTCTAACATATACAAAGCTAATTAAATACAATTTAGAAGAGTAGTGAAAGAATAACAGCCGAACAGCGACGAGTCGGTCGGCCTCAGGGAGCGTAACAGACCCAGCCAGTCGGCGGAATCCAGAGTTTGACCCAGGAGTCGCTGTTGGTCGTCACGTCACCCGCGTTGCCCGAATAGTCGTTGAGCGTCCGGTTCGCGCCGATGCCGGTGTAGACCCACTTGGACTTCCAGCTGTTGGTGCGGTTGAGCCCAACGAGGAGGTTGCCCTGACGCTCGAAGACGTACAGGTCACGTCCCGAGTGGCGCGTCACGGCCGAGCCGTTCGCGAGGTTCCGGCGAATCCACAGCAGGTTCGTGATGTCGCTGTCGTAGATGCCGATCCGGTGGTTGTACACGCGTGGATACCCCTCGTAGGTGAGAATGTAGGCGTAGGCCAGCTTCTCGTACTGGGGCGGCCGGCTGTCGTGATTCGAGACGAAGGTCATCGCCCCGAAGGGATTCTGATCGACGTAGCCGCCGTTGTCCAGTGCCGAGAGGTCGCCGTTCTGGTGGAAGGCGTCCTCTTTCATCGTGTAGTACAGCGGGTAGTCCGTCACCGACTGGCCGGTCTGGGCGTAGCCGTCACAGACACTCGTTGCGCCGTTGAGGACTTCCCCCACCTTGTAGAGACCGTGGTTGTCCGCCCACTGGTTGGCGAAGTCGCTGAAGAACCACTCGGGCATGTGCTTTGCCGCGTCGAAGCGAATCCCGTCGACGCCGAGCCCGGCGTACTTGTCGACGTAGTCTTTGAGTTGCCCGCGAACGTAACTGGACTCCTGTTCGAGGTCCGGCAATCCGACGAGGTCACCGTTCTCGACCGACCACGGATCGGAATAGTCGATCGCCCCGTTGTGATGGAAGTCCGGATAACTAAAGTACGGGAAATCGTAGCCGACGCCCGCCGCCATGTGGTTCATGACGGCGTCGGCGATGACGTCCAGGCCCTGATTGTGAGCCTCGTCGACCATCTGCTGGTACTCCCACTCGGTGCCGAACTCGCTGTCGAAGTTCTTGTGGTTGATCGGCTGGTATCCCAGCGGCGTCTGGAACTTCTCACTGTCGTACTGCCGCTCTGACCACGAGAGCTTACTCTCCTGGGCCGGCGGGACCTGAATCGCGTCGTAGCCCGCACTGGCTACGTCCGAGAGGCTGTTCCGAACGTCGTTCCATCGGGTGTGATAGAACTGGTAGACGGCGCTATCACCGATCGCTGCGCTGGCCGTCCCGCTCGCCATCGCCCCGGTCGCTGTGGCCGCACCTGCTGCTCCGATGCCTTTCAATACGTCTCGACGAGAGAACTTTCCGTTCCCCCGAATGTTGTGCCCCAACATCCACGTCAATCATAATTCGTGGGGGTATATATCACTATTTTACCCCATCCTATAATTTTGATTAGTCAATACAATTGTAATCTTGTGACTGACAAAGTATCAACAGCCACAGTGGGGAATTTTTGATCGAACGGCCAGATTTCAGTCAGGGGAAGACGCCGGCTTCCTCGGCGGCGTCGAGAACGCGTTGGATCGAGACGACGTACATCGCCGTCCGGAAGTTCGGCGTCTCACGGTCTTCGTAGGCACTCGTCAGGTCGTCGAAGGCCTCGGTGATTATTCGTTCAAGTTCCTCGTTGACGCGCTCTTCCGTCCACGCAAACCGCTGGCGATTCTGGACCCACTCGAAGTACGAGACAGTGACGCCGCCGGCGTTGGCGAGGATGTCGGGGAAGACGTGGACGTCACGCTCGGCCAGGACGTCGTCGGCGTTCGGCGTCAGTGGGCCGTTGGCCGCTTCGACGACGATATCGGCGCTGACGTCCTCTGCGAGATCGGCGTCGATCGCGTTCTCCAATGCCGCCGGGATCAGGACGTCGACGTCCAGTGTCAGTAGTTCCTCGTTGGTCAGTTCCCGGTTCGCGCCGTCGTATCCAGTGACGCTGCCCGTCTCGTTCTTGAACTGCTTGACGGCCCCGACGTCCAACCCGTCGGGGTCGTAGACCGCGCCGCTGGAGTCGCTGACGGCGACCACGTCAGCGCCCTGGCCGTCGAGGAGTCGCGCTGCGACCGAGCCGGCGTTACCGTAGCCCTGCACGGCAACGGTCGCATCTTCGATGTCTCGGTCGAGATACCCGAAGGCTTCCCGTGTGACGATACTGACCGACCGTCCCGTGGCCTCGACCCGACCGGCGCTGCCGCCGCTCTCGATGGCCTTGCCCGTGACGACGCCCGGTTCGGTCGTGTTTTCGAGCGTCTCGTAGGTGTCTTTGATCCAGTTCATCTCCCGCTGGCCGGTGTTGACGTCCGGCGCGGGGATGTCCCGGTCCTCACCGATGATCGGCCGGAGTTCCTCGGCGAAGGCCCGAGTGATCCGCTCCAGTTCCGAGTCGCTGTACTGGTCGGGATCGATCTCGATGCCGCCTTTGCCGCCGCCGTAGGGGATATTGACGGCTGCACACTTGTAGACCATCCACCCCGAGAGGGCCTTGACTTCGGCCCGGGAGACGTGGGGGTGGTACCTTATTCCACCCTTATAGGGGCCGCGATCGCCGTTGAACTGCGACCGGTAGGCCCTGAACGTCTCGATCGATCCGTCGTCCATCTCGACCGATAACGTCGTTTCGAGGACACGCTCGGGTTGTTTGAGCCGTTCGAGCATGCCGGGATCGACGTCGAGGTAGGCCGCCGCGTCGTCGATCTGTTCCTGCAGACTCTCGAACGGGTTGACCTCGTCTGCCATACCCCCAACTGACAGCCAGGACGGGCAAAAGAATGTCGACGTGAGTGTCTACTGGGATCGTCTCCCCAGGTCAGGCCAGCTCCCAGGCGTCGCCGGCCTGCGCCCGCGCCCGGATTCGTTCTGCCTGCCGGATCTGGGGTGCGTCGATCATCTCGCCGTCGAGGACGAACACCGCCCGATCTGGGTGGTCGCCTGCAGCGTCGAGAATTCGGCGCGCCCACTCGATTCGCTCTCGTGAGGGCGTGAACGCCTCGTTTATTACGGTAACCTGATCAGGGTGCAGCGCCATCTTCCCGTCGTAGCCCAGTTGCAGGGCGAATTCGGCGTCCTCCCGAAGTCCTTCTAGATCTCCATAGTCGGGGTAGTGCGTGTCGATCGCGTCGATTCCGGCCGCACTGGCCGCGAGGACCGCCTGTGAGCGGGCGGCGAGCACCTCTGTCCCTTCGTCGGTCCGCAACGCGCCGATATCACCGGCCAGGTCCTCGGCGCCAAACAGGAGCGCGTCAGTCGACTCGACAGCGGCGATCTCCTCGGCGTGGAGGACGCCCGCCGCGGACTCGATCAGCGCGAGGATCGGCAACTCGATGTCGTGTTCGCACACCTGTGCCGCCAGTGTCTCGACGGCTTGTGCGCCGTCGACTTTCGGGAGCATGACGCTATCCGGGCGCGAATCGGGACCGAGTACGCCGTCGAGGTC
The Halapricum salinum genome window above contains:
- a CDS encoding alpha-amylase domain-containing protein, whose protein sequence is MSGKDHISSKSQTRRNVLKGLGALGAVAVGSSSLSGSASAAIGDSAVYQYYHTDWSTITNNLSAVADAGYDAIQVPPAQFSRLYEYERDSDQFVYHQPLGYQPIDFTNFDSVFGTEAEYQAMVDEAHNQGLDVIADAVMNHLAAGGDYFDRQVSMDDIPRFSSQDLHPSCSINYNDPESVEDCWLVGLRDLDQSSSYVRGELYNYLAKYANLGVDGVRFDAAKHMPEWFFRDYANQWADEFGLYKVGEVLDGDLSVNQSYANTGMSVTDYALYFTMRENVFHSGGDMNALEGAGMVNQSATQAMTFVSNHDQGPPEYERLAYAYILTYEGYPRVYNHRRAIDDSDISNLLWIRRNVLSGTATTRHVDSDLYVFERGDGLVAINIGSSSRSQWVQTGFGANTELADCTGTVGNATTNGDGYVQVSVPAQEYVVLSTACVDGGGGDDGSGGDDGSGGDDTTGTTLQIQAPTGSGESVYFTGSTSTLTNWGGGIEGTNPSGDTWEVSLADTGSFEWKVRRGPSGGAGEVWESGDNHTSDNPSPSFNGWSDGFTGGSGGDDGGDSGGDSGGGTTVQDGATYAIQNVASGKALDVSGVSTDNGANVHVWDYLEGDNQHWTAEATGDGYYRLTPNHTSGKCLDVSGGTSATQDGANVHQWDYFGNANQQWSIESVDGGFLLRARHSDKVAEAMGTANGDTVQQQSEHGGDSQVWTLTQI
- a CDS encoding HpcH/HpaI aldolase/citrate lyase family protein; amino-acid sequence: MVRRSVLFTPGDRAEMQRKAVEMDADVVVFDLEDGVAPDAKKEARETARQTLRSIDPDCEVCLRVNADPETAEADLDGVLGPDSRPDSVMLPKVDGAQAVETLAAQVCEHDIELPILALIESAAGVLHAEEIAAVESTDALLFGAEDLAGDIGALRTDEGTEVLAARSQAVLAASAAGIDAIDTHYPDYGDLEGLREDAEFALQLGYDGKMALHPDQVTVINEAFTPSRERIEWARRILDAAGDHPDRAVFVLDGEMIDAPQIRQAERIRARAQAGDAWELA
- a CDS encoding alpha-amylase domain-containing protein; its protein translation is MKGIGAAGAATATGAMASGTASAAIGDSAVYQFYHTRWNDVRNSLSDVASAGYDAIQVPPAQESKLSWSERQYDSEKFQTPLGYQPINHKNFDSEFGTEWEYQQMVDEAHNQGLDVIADAVMNHMAAGVGYDFPYFSYPDFHHNGAIDYSDPWSVENGDLVGLPDLEQESSYVRGQLKDYVDKYAGLGVDGIRFDAAKHMPEWFFSDFANQWADNHGLYKVGEVLNGATSVCDGYAQTGQSVTDYPLYYTMKEDAFHQNGDLSALDNGGYVDQNPFGAMTFVSNHDSRPPQYEKLAYAYILTYEGYPRVYNHRIGIYDSDITNLLWIRRNLANGSAVTRHSGRDLYVFERQGNLLVGLNRTNSWKSKWVYTGIGANRTLNDYSGNAGDVTTNSDSWVKLWIPPTGWVCYAP
- a CDS encoding Glu/Leu/Phe/Val family dehydrogenase: MADEVNPFESLQEQIDDAAAYLDVDPGMLERLKQPERVLETTLSVEMDDGSIETFRAYRSQFNGDRGPYKGGIRYHPHVSRAEVKALSGWMVYKCAAVNIPYGGGKGGIEIDPDQYSDSELERITRAFAEELRPIIGEDRDIPAPDVNTGQREMNWIKDTYETLENTTEPGVVTGKAIESGGSAGRVEATGRSVSIVTREAFGYLDRDIEDATVAVQGYGNAGSVAARLLDGQGADVVAVSDSSGAVYDPDGLDVGAVKQFKNETGSVTGYDGANRELTNEELLTLDVDVLIPAALENAIDADLAEDVSADIVVEAANGPLTPNADDVLAERDVHVFPDILANAGGVTVSYFEWVQNRQRFAWTEERVNEELERIITEAFDDLTSAYEDRETPNFRTAMYVVSIQRVLDAAEEAGVFP